The following proteins come from a genomic window of Pyxidicoccus sp. MSG2:
- a CDS encoding tetratricopeptide repeat protein — protein sequence MSAKLECPECQGLVGEADFQCTHCGLLLDAEQASGEYVAHEPTIVRALLSPPQRTRTLEVPLPPPQQPTPHDLATARFTVPMDAHTVPHLRGGLDIALQPLHPFEAHIASFIDGVQPVPALARAARLPEIEVKVVLKALLERGVVELHRMPGAPGLHTLPAEELPVLDGNDFLVPEPMALGDEEPAPRPTRAVIPDPSSPPSRPALAQPPPLPSPPLAATPPPPRATVPPPRPRGNGPATAEDFLQRAVRLEREGQVERAIEVLTRAIDRVPEAAPLHSKLALILVHQRKDYRTAAALLERAVELEPGNAVFQQNLLKVTGLMAAAAGERQESRRGLFARLTGRRS from the coding sequence ATGTCCGCAAAGCTCGAATGTCCAGAGTGCCAGGGCCTGGTGGGCGAGGCCGACTTCCAGTGCACGCACTGCGGGCTGCTGCTGGACGCGGAGCAGGCCAGTGGCGAGTACGTCGCCCACGAGCCCACCATCGTCCGGGCGCTGCTGTCGCCGCCCCAGCGCACGCGGACGCTGGAGGTGCCGCTACCGCCGCCCCAGCAGCCCACGCCGCATGACCTGGCCACGGCGCGCTTCACCGTGCCCATGGACGCGCACACGGTGCCGCACCTGCGCGGCGGGCTGGACATCGCCCTGCAGCCGCTCCACCCGTTCGAGGCGCACATCGCGTCCTTCATCGACGGAGTCCAGCCGGTGCCCGCCCTGGCGCGCGCGGCGAGGCTGCCCGAAATCGAGGTGAAGGTCGTCCTCAAGGCCCTGCTGGAGCGCGGCGTGGTGGAGCTGCACCGCATGCCCGGCGCCCCCGGCCTGCACACGCTCCCGGCGGAGGAGCTGCCGGTGCTGGACGGCAACGACTTCCTGGTGCCGGAGCCCATGGCGCTCGGGGACGAGGAGCCCGCCCCCCGCCCTACCCGGGCGGTGATACCGGACCCGTCGAGCCCGCCGTCCCGGCCCGCCCTCGCGCAGCCCCCGCCGCTCCCTTCGCCGCCCCTCGCAGCGACGCCTCCTCCTCCCCGCGCCACCGTGCCCCCGCCCCGGCCCCGGGGCAACGGGCCGGCCACGGCGGAGGACTTCCTCCAGCGCGCGGTGCGGCTGGAGCGCGAGGGACAGGTGGAGCGCGCCATCGAGGTGCTCACGCGCGCCATCGACCGCGTGCCCGAGGCCGCGCCGCTCCACAGCAAGCTGGCCCTCATCCTGGTCCACCAGCGCAAGGACTACAGGACCGCGGCGGCGCTGCTGGAGCGCGCCGTGGAGCTGGAGCCGGGCAATGCCGTCTTCCAGCAGAACCTGCTCAAGGTGACGGGCCTCATGGCGGCCGCCGCGGGCGAGCGCCAGGAGTCCCGGCGCGGCCTCTTCGCGCGCCTCACCGGCCGGCGGAGCTGA
- a CDS encoding response regulator, producing the protein MAGNSQAPFHILLVEDEPVIRELVRSMLSDGTVDVVCAANGLEGLKLARSQTFHLILMDVVLPQLDGISVCRILKSDPVTAEVPLYMLTAKAKKSDMESATLAGADGYIHKPFRGAELMALVERLRAGPLKTEPA; encoded by the coding sequence ATGGCTGGCAATTCCCAGGCACCCTTCCACATCCTGCTCGTCGAGGATGAACCGGTCATCCGGGAGCTGGTGCGCTCGATGTTGAGCGATGGCACCGTGGACGTGGTGTGCGCGGCCAACGGGCTGGAGGGGCTGAAGCTCGCGCGCAGCCAGACGTTCCACCTCATCTTGATGGACGTGGTACTGCCGCAGCTCGATGGCATCTCCGTGTGTCGCATCCTCAAGAGCGACCCGGTGACGGCCGAGGTGCCGCTCTACATGCTCACCGCGAAGGCGAAGAAGTCCGACATGGAGAGCGCCACGCTGGCTGGCGCGGACGGCTACATCCACAAGCCCTTCCGCGGCGCGGAGCTGATGGCGCTGGTGGAGCGGCTGCGCGCGGGCCCGCTGAAGACCGAGCCCGCCTGA
- a CDS encoding PilZ domain-containing protein, which yields MTPTGNPKAVERFHPRVETQLTVKVHLSGRTVTVQARDVSMAGLFLQAHAADSLQQLTIAVPLPGDREIVTTCTIRRREVDGVALEFGELDWDDFLALARFLHPRLP from the coding sequence ATGACTCCCACTGGCAATCCCAAGGCAGTCGAACGCTTCCACCCTCGCGTCGAGACCCAGCTCACCGTGAAGGTGCACCTGTCGGGCCGGACGGTGACGGTGCAGGCGCGCGACGTGTCCATGGCCGGCCTGTTCCTCCAGGCGCACGCGGCGGACAGCCTTCAGCAGCTCACCATCGCCGTGCCCCTGCCGGGGGACCGCGAAATCGTCACCACCTGCACCATCCGCCGCCGCGAGGTGGATGGTGTGGCGCTGGAGTTCGGCGAGCTGGACTGGGACGACTTCCTCGCCCTGGCGCGCTTCCTCCACCCGCGCCTTCCCTGA
- a CDS encoding ATP-dependent helicase HrpB, producing MTMDKLGPVGGAGVSPSVEPARERFGKVLEEAKGPARGAGLPVATEGPPRSARTEAPRGPGRAEAVGRASPGCAEVKPGASRVDSVQAAREQQAAQVLDRVGQAQKRLDHILKLAESGRTFSAAELLALQAHVYRASQELDLAGKVVEKATGGVKQVLQTQV from the coding sequence ATGACCATGGACAAGTTGGGCCCGGTGGGCGGAGCGGGCGTGTCGCCCTCGGTGGAGCCCGCGCGGGAGCGGTTCGGCAAGGTGCTGGAAGAGGCAAAGGGGCCCGCGCGGGGCGCCGGGTTGCCGGTGGCCACGGAAGGGCCGCCCCGGAGCGCGCGGACGGAGGCTCCGCGAGGGCCCGGCCGGGCGGAGGCGGTGGGCCGGGCCTCGCCGGGTTGCGCGGAGGTGAAGCCGGGAGCGTCCCGGGTGGACTCGGTGCAGGCGGCGCGCGAGCAGCAGGCGGCGCAGGTGCTGGACAGGGTGGGGCAGGCGCAGAAGCGGCTGGACCACATCCTCAAGCTCGCGGAGTCCGGCCGCACCTTCAGCGCCGCGGAGTTGCTCGCGCTGCAGGCCCACGTCTACCGGGCGAGCCAGGAGCTCGACCTCGCCGGAAAGGTCGTCGAGAAGGCGACCGGCGGCGTCAAGCAGGTCCTGCAAACGCAGGTTTGA
- a CDS encoding flagellar M-ring protein FliF has product MRFPPRRCLILLLLLGATACRERIQHGLDERQANELQAVLIERGLDARKVPEGGKKPSWSIEVTDEHSSDAVRILAELGLPRPAEEVGCDVFGGGGLVRTPVEEGVCRVRVLERGLEKTLQTVEGVLLARVHLVVPAPPRPGQAPTPSKASAMLRVVPGDAARVRQSSETLRSLIAGGVEGLSPEAVSLLVDEVSTRVEVPAGGGVSLLTRLRALLAVLGVVVTGLAVALVLVTLRMRHYRDRASAAPVPPAPARPVLTPGAARKVA; this is encoded by the coding sequence ATGCGATTCCCTCCCCGACGCTGTCTCATCCTCCTCCTGCTCCTGGGCGCCACCGCGTGCCGGGAGCGCATCCAGCACGGCCTGGACGAGCGGCAGGCCAACGAGCTGCAGGCGGTGCTCATCGAGCGCGGGCTCGACGCGCGCAAGGTGCCGGAGGGGGGCAAGAAGCCCTCCTGGTCCATCGAAGTCACCGACGAGCACTCCTCGGACGCGGTGCGAATCCTCGCGGAGCTGGGGCTCCCGAGGCCCGCGGAGGAGGTGGGGTGCGACGTCTTCGGAGGGGGAGGGCTGGTGCGCACGCCGGTGGAGGAGGGGGTCTGCCGGGTGCGTGTGCTGGAGCGGGGGCTGGAGAAGACGCTGCAGACGGTGGAGGGCGTGCTGCTGGCGCGCGTCCACCTCGTGGTGCCCGCGCCGCCGAGGCCCGGTCAGGCCCCCACGCCCTCGAAGGCGTCGGCCATGCTGCGCGTGGTTCCGGGAGACGCGGCGCGGGTGCGGCAGTCCTCGGAGACGTTGAGGTCCCTCATCGCGGGAGGGGTGGAAGGCCTGTCGCCGGAAGCGGTGTCGCTGCTGGTGGACGAGGTCTCCACGCGGGTGGAGGTGCCGGCGGGAGGGGGCGTGTCACTCCTGACGAGGCTTCGCGCGCTGCTCGCGGTGCTCGGCGTGGTGGTGACGGGGCTGGCGGTGGCGCTGGTGCTGGTGACGCTGCGGATGCGCCACTACCGGGACAGGGCTTCTGCGGCGCCCGTGCCTCCAGCACCCGCGCGGCCGGTGCTGACACCGGGAGCGGCGCGCAAGGTGGCGTGA
- the sctQ gene encoding type III secretion system cytoplasmic ring protein SctQ, whose product MNPDVEQSATRKVRPLRGLGSRRLTRAHVALSERPRVAELGREALGVVADVLSRELECPVKAEARLLEAAISPTTGLAQPAVFALLELSAVGGTGVLELEPALAFAALERIAGAGQRPGVVTELARLEEATLAYLLLLALSAVRSQGVLNPKLGPRLSGVTMRRADVVARLDGRQSLVAIELSLTVGAVSAGARLLLPSPVLQTVFQELPVECGPGIAPEVLAASLEARCLIGQTPLPAMALESLSVGDVVLFEGVRREGGCLLGQGRLVTRGFALVGNFLAGGFSLTRAEGSAHSQESDMVDLKELREGMPPLPVDVEIELTRVMVPLSELAALKPGALLPLHISANAPVLLRVGDRAVARAELVEIEGEVGARVLALLP is encoded by the coding sequence ATGAACCCCGATGTCGAGCAGTCCGCCACCCGGAAGGTCCGCCCGCTGCGCGGGTTGGGCTCGCGCCGATTGACCCGCGCGCACGTCGCGCTCTCGGAGCGGCCCCGCGTCGCCGAGCTCGGCCGGGAAGCGCTGGGTGTGGTGGCGGACGTGTTGTCCCGGGAGCTGGAGTGTCCGGTGAAGGCGGAGGCGCGGCTCCTGGAGGCCGCCATCTCTCCGACGACGGGGCTGGCGCAGCCGGCGGTGTTCGCGCTGCTGGAGTTGTCGGCGGTGGGCGGGACGGGCGTGCTGGAGCTGGAGCCGGCGCTCGCCTTCGCCGCGCTGGAGCGCATCGCGGGTGCGGGGCAGCGGCCGGGCGTGGTGACGGAGCTGGCGCGGCTGGAGGAGGCGACGCTGGCCTACCTGCTGCTGCTGGCGCTCTCCGCGGTGCGCTCCCAGGGAGTGCTGAACCCGAAGCTGGGGCCGCGGCTGTCGGGCGTGACGATGCGGCGGGCGGACGTGGTGGCGCGGCTGGATGGGCGGCAGTCGCTGGTGGCCATCGAGCTGTCGCTGACGGTGGGGGCGGTGAGCGCGGGGGCGCGCCTGCTGCTGCCTTCCCCGGTGCTCCAGACGGTGTTCCAGGAGCTGCCCGTGGAGTGCGGGCCGGGCATCGCGCCGGAGGTGCTCGCGGCGTCGCTGGAGGCGCGGTGCCTCATCGGACAGACGCCGCTGCCGGCCATGGCGCTGGAGTCGCTCTCCGTGGGGGACGTCGTCCTCTTCGAGGGGGTGCGCCGCGAGGGCGGGTGCCTCCTGGGCCAGGGGCGGCTCGTCACCCGTGGTTTCGCGCTGGTGGGGAACTTCCTCGCCGGGGGCTTTTCGCTGACGCGCGCGGAGGGAAGCGCGCATTCCCAGGAGTCGGACATGGTGGACCTGAAGGAGCTGCGCGAGGGCATGCCCCCGCTGCCGGTGGATGTGGAAATCGAGCTGACGCGGGTGATGGTACCGCTGTCGGAGCTGGCGGCGCTGAAGCCGGGCGCGCTGCTGCCGCTGCACATCAGCGCCAACGCGCCGGTGCTGCTGCGCGTGGGCGACCGCGCGGTGGCCCGTGCCGAGCTCGTGGAAATCGAGGGCGAGGTCGGTGCCCGGGTCCTGGCGCTGCTGCCATGA
- a CDS encoding flagellar biosynthetic protein FliO has protein sequence MKSVLSSVSPRARLLAAGALVLGLSALGPLGGLSMTSAARGLLGALALGGLGWWLRRRGAPGPEVPQVARLHVVSRAGLSPRCGLALVEVDGRSFLVAFGDSFAEIRETQEPEDVFARALAQARRPMPRRRVPWRGKGVGR, from the coding sequence ATGAAAAGCGTCCTCTCATCCGTGTCTCCCCGCGCGCGCCTGCTGGCGGCGGGGGCCCTCGTGCTCGGGCTGTCGGCGCTCGGGCCGCTGGGGGGACTGTCCATGACCTCCGCCGCACGCGGGCTGCTGGGTGCACTGGCGCTGGGCGGCCTGGGCTGGTGGTTGCGACGACGGGGCGCACCGGGGCCGGAGGTGCCCCAGGTGGCACGGCTGCACGTCGTCTCGCGAGCGGGGCTCTCCCCGCGGTGTGGCCTGGCGCTGGTGGAGGTGGACGGGCGCAGCTTCCTGGTGGCCTTCGGGGATTCGTTCGCGGAGATCCGCGAGACGCAGGAGCCGGAGGACGTGTTCGCGCGGGCGTTGGCGCAGGCCCGCCGGCCGATGCCGAGGCGCCGCGTACCATGGCGGGGCAAGGGGGTGGGGCGATGA
- the sctR gene encoding type III secretion system export apparatus subunit SctR, with translation MKRVLMGAGLLAPALASAAETSLSRMSYAGSPLSMMGMLALMSLLPFAVLMLTSFSKIAVVLSLARSAMGTQQAPPTLVLTGLAAVLTGHIMAPVMERMYDAGQVAYAEVEAGSGAQILSAASRVSEPLRSFLVKHGSPEERARFVDLARELRPPEEADAVHETDLFVVIPAFVITELKEAFQIGFLVFLPFLVLDMVIANVLLALGMQTLSPSQVSLPFKILLFVAVDGWALLARGLILGYR, from the coding sequence ATGAAGCGCGTGCTCATGGGCGCGGGGCTGCTGGCTCCGGCCCTGGCCTCCGCGGCGGAGACGTCGCTCTCGCGGATGTCCTATGCGGGAAGCCCGCTGTCGATGATGGGGATGCTCGCGCTGATGTCGCTGCTGCCGTTCGCGGTGCTGATGCTGACGAGCTTCTCGAAAATCGCGGTGGTGCTGTCGCTGGCGCGCTCGGCGATGGGGACGCAGCAGGCGCCGCCGACGCTGGTGCTGACGGGACTGGCGGCAGTGCTCACGGGGCACATCATGGCGCCGGTCATGGAGCGCATGTACGACGCGGGGCAGGTGGCGTACGCGGAGGTGGAGGCGGGCTCCGGGGCGCAGATTCTGTCGGCCGCGTCGCGGGTGTCGGAGCCGCTGCGCTCGTTCCTGGTGAAGCACGGCAGCCCGGAGGAGCGGGCGCGCTTCGTGGACCTGGCGCGCGAGCTCCGGCCGCCGGAGGAAGCGGACGCGGTGCACGAGACGGACCTCTTCGTGGTGATTCCCGCCTTCGTCATCACCGAGCTGAAGGAGGCCTTCCAGATTGGCTTCCTCGTCTTCCTCCCGTTCCTGGTGCTGGACATGGTCATCGCCAACGTGCTGCTCGCGCTGGGGATGCAGACGTTGTCACCGAGTCAGGTGAGCCTGCCCTTCAAGATCCTCCTCTTCGTCGCCGTGGATGGCTGGGCGCTGCTCGCGCGGGGCCTCATCCTCGGCTACCGGTGA
- a CDS encoding flagellar biosynthetic protein FliQ, giving the protein MTPDVLLTLGREALLLMVLASLPPIGASLLVGFLSSLFQATTQLQESTLAVVPKLCAAVLALVLAGPWIAGQLTRFTHQLLLLIAEVAA; this is encoded by the coding sequence ATGACTCCGGACGTCCTGCTCACGCTGGGGCGCGAGGCCTTGCTGTTGATGGTGCTCGCCTCGCTTCCTCCCATTGGCGCGAGCCTGCTGGTGGGCTTCCTGTCGAGCCTCTTCCAGGCCACCACGCAGCTCCAGGAGAGCACGCTCGCGGTGGTACCCAAGCTGTGCGCGGCGGTCCTCGCGCTCGTGCTCGCCGGGCCGTGGATTGCCGGGCAGCTCACGCGCTTCACGCACCAGCTCCTCCTGCTCATCGCCGAGGTGGCGGCATGA
- a CDS encoding EscT/YscT/HrcT family type III secretion system export apparatus protein — protein MNLEPLRLWLETLGPDIVVVALCAARLVPIAFLCPLLGGQATPTTVRLALVLSLALFLRLEAGVELVTPVASSLELAALVVRELGYGMSVGLVAVLPFDAARMGGRFIDLFRGTSAEASLPAAGSRESATGDGLYHLLVALVVSGSLFSQVLSGLLRGFGVVRLGAFVPTEAAAMHVVVLAGGALASGLAVGAPVAAAALAVDCFLGLASRAAPQVNLQEVGAPLRILGGGALLWLGVGVLCERLLAGVLSTEGALAMLGEVAR, from the coding sequence ATGAACCTGGAGCCGCTGCGTCTCTGGCTCGAAACGCTGGGGCCGGACATCGTCGTGGTGGCGCTGTGTGCCGCGCGGCTCGTGCCCATTGCTTTCCTGTGCCCGCTCTTGGGAGGGCAGGCCACACCCACGACGGTGCGGCTGGCGCTGGTGCTCTCCCTGGCGCTCTTCCTGCGCCTGGAGGCGGGCGTGGAGCTGGTGACGCCGGTGGCGTCCTCGCTGGAGCTGGCGGCGTTGGTGGTGCGAGAACTGGGCTATGGGATGTCGGTGGGGCTCGTGGCGGTGCTGCCCTTCGACGCGGCGCGGATGGGCGGACGCTTCATCGACCTGTTCCGGGGGACGTCGGCGGAGGCCAGCCTGCCCGCCGCGGGCAGTCGCGAGTCGGCCACGGGGGATGGGCTCTACCACCTGCTGGTGGCGCTCGTGGTGTCGGGAAGCCTGTTTTCGCAGGTCCTCTCCGGGCTGCTGCGCGGCTTCGGGGTGGTGCGTCTGGGAGCCTTCGTCCCGACGGAAGCGGCCGCGATGCACGTCGTCGTGCTGGCGGGAGGCGCCCTGGCCTCGGGCCTGGCGGTGGGGGCGCCGGTGGCCGCGGCGGCGCTGGCGGTGGACTGCTTCCTCGGACTGGCTTCGCGAGCCGCGCCACAGGTGAACCTGCAGGAGGTGGGAGCGCCGCTGCGGATTCTCGGGGGCGGCGCGTTGCTGTGGCTGGGCGTGGGCGTGCTCTGCGAGCGACTGCTGGCGGGCGTGCTCTCCACGGAGGGCGCACTGGCGATGCTGGGCGAGGTGGCGCGATGA
- a CDS encoding EscU/YscU/HrcU family type III secretion system export apparatus switch protein, giving the protein MSGEKTEQPTAKRLREARRKGQIPRSRLLTSSAVTLGGLLGFTAFAPEGFLRLQDWTARLFLEQRDLGAWREGLWIAARLCGPALGGALAASLGVSVATVGFELEMGHAAPKLERISPAAGLKRLFSLRPLVEVGKALAVVALVAALVWSEVEEVGPDALRVAWLGGAQGLTLLVERLGTLAIRLAWVVLLLGVGDYALARRRHLKDLMMSREEVKREHKESEGDPRQKGQRRALQRQLAQGGPARGVQKATAVVINPTHLAVALRYDARECEAPYLVAKAREEDALALREEARRLGIPVVRDIPLARSLIHYDLGEAIPEELYQAAAVVLRTAMETRSVDDHPRRQTP; this is encoded by the coding sequence ATGAGTGGTGAGAAGACGGAGCAGCCCACCGCGAAGCGCCTTCGGGAAGCACGGCGCAAGGGACAGATTCCGCGCAGCCGGCTGCTGACGTCCAGCGCGGTGACGTTGGGAGGGCTGCTGGGCTTCACGGCCTTCGCACCCGAGGGCTTCCTTCGACTGCAGGACTGGACCGCGCGTCTGTTCCTCGAACAGCGCGACCTGGGCGCGTGGCGGGAGGGGCTTTGGATTGCCGCGAGGCTCTGCGGGCCGGCGCTGGGGGGCGCCCTCGCGGCGTCGCTGGGGGTGTCCGTCGCCACGGTGGGCTTCGAGCTGGAGATGGGCCACGCGGCGCCGAAGCTGGAGCGCATCAGTCCCGCGGCGGGGCTGAAGCGGCTGTTCAGCCTGCGGCCGCTGGTGGAGGTGGGGAAGGCGCTGGCGGTGGTGGCGCTGGTGGCGGCGCTCGTCTGGAGCGAGGTGGAGGAGGTCGGCCCGGACGCGCTGCGTGTCGCCTGGCTGGGCGGCGCGCAGGGACTGACGCTGCTGGTGGAGCGCCTGGGCACTCTCGCCATCCGGCTCGCCTGGGTGGTGCTGCTGCTGGGCGTGGGGGACTACGCCCTCGCGCGTCGGCGCCACCTGAAGGACCTGATGATGAGCCGCGAGGAGGTGAAGCGCGAGCACAAGGAGAGCGAGGGCGACCCGCGTCAGAAGGGACAGCGGCGGGCCCTGCAGCGGCAGCTCGCGCAGGGGGGACCGGCACGTGGAGTGCAGAAGGCCACCGCCGTGGTCATCAACCCCACGCACCTCGCGGTCGCGCTCCGCTACGACGCCCGGGAATGTGAGGCGCCCTACCTCGTGGCCAAGGCCCGGGAGGAAGACGCCCTTGCCCTCCGGGAGGAAGCGCGGAGGCTCGGGATTCCGGTGGTCAGGGACATCCCGCTGGCCCGCAGCCTCATCCACTACGACCTCGGGGAGGCCATCCCCGAGGAGCTGTACCAGGCGGCCGCGGTCGTCCTGCGCACGGCGATGGAGACGCGAAGCGTGGACGACCATCCACGGAGACAGACGCCATGA
- a CDS encoding flagellar biosynthesis protein FlhA, with product MNPLSKILLKARKSSDVVLAVAMAAVLGALIIPLPAWMLDAGLAVNLAAAVALLVAALRAKDALKVTAFPTLLLFTTLFRLALNVSSTRLALAEGHAGEVIQAFGEFVVRGDYVVGAVVFAILTLVQFLVVAKGAERVAEVSARFTLDAMPGKQMSIDADLRAGAIDQAQARRRRRDLERESQMFGAMDGAMKFVKGDVVAGLVIVAVNLLGGTVIGVLQGGMSLSEAASTFALIAIGDGLVSQVPSLCIAVAAGLVVTRVASEKEDDSLGLEIGSQFFGEARTLWVVAGLCGALALMPGMPHLTFLILAAGLGGLGHALNQREPVGPGEKEGANPGAAAPGPAPGAPPESASVPVGVSPLTLDLAPDLTALAEEEGGAFVHKTLNAVRDELFFELGVRIPGIRVRTQAAYLSPGEYRIQVDEVPSGGGQVVPGTLYALAPPEELAFLQVKAEPAAEPGTGRTISRITEAGRALLEAAQVPMRSPAALLADHLRGVLRARAADLLGLQDVQGLLEGLEAQSPVLVKEALQKVPLPLLTDVLRKLLQEGVSIRDLRAILEALVSPTTEGDAVALAERCRQALRRYLSHKFAPTGPLYAYLVDPEVEEVLRATGPRGPAPDPERVAEILEGVRQVATGGRAVLLTAPDVRRPLRRLCEGAFPDVAVLTYGELDGALQIRPIGRLSPVPMGR from the coding sequence ATGAACCCGCTCTCGAAAATCTTGTTGAAGGCCCGGAAGTCCTCGGACGTGGTGCTCGCGGTGGCGATGGCCGCCGTGTTGGGTGCTCTCATCATTCCCCTGCCGGCCTGGATGCTGGACGCGGGGCTCGCGGTGAACCTGGCCGCGGCGGTGGCGTTGCTGGTGGCGGCGCTCCGGGCAAAGGACGCGCTGAAGGTGACGGCGTTTCCCACGCTGCTGCTGTTCACCACGCTGTTCCGGCTGGCGCTCAATGTGTCGTCCACGCGGCTGGCGCTCGCGGAGGGGCATGCGGGCGAGGTCATCCAGGCGTTCGGAGAGTTCGTGGTGCGTGGGGACTACGTGGTGGGCGCCGTGGTCTTCGCCATCCTCACGCTGGTGCAGTTCCTGGTGGTGGCCAAGGGTGCCGAGCGCGTCGCGGAGGTGTCCGCGCGGTTCACCCTGGATGCGATGCCGGGCAAGCAGATGTCCATCGACGCGGACCTGCGCGCGGGGGCCATCGACCAGGCGCAGGCCCGGCGACGCAGGCGCGACCTGGAGCGCGAGTCGCAGATGTTCGGCGCCATGGATGGCGCGATGAAGTTCGTGAAGGGCGACGTCGTCGCCGGCCTCGTCATCGTCGCGGTGAACCTGCTGGGAGGAACCGTCATCGGCGTGCTCCAGGGCGGCATGTCCCTGTCGGAGGCCGCGTCGACTTTCGCGCTCATCGCGATTGGGGATGGACTGGTGTCGCAGGTCCCCTCGCTCTGCATCGCGGTGGCGGCGGGCCTCGTCGTCACGCGGGTGGCCTCGGAGAAGGAGGACGACTCGCTCGGCCTGGAGATTGGCTCGCAATTCTTCGGCGAGGCCCGGACGCTCTGGGTGGTGGCGGGGCTCTGTGGAGCGCTGGCCCTCATGCCGGGCATGCCGCACCTGACGTTTCTCATCCTGGCGGCGGGACTGGGCGGGCTCGGCCATGCGCTGAATCAACGGGAGCCCGTGGGGCCCGGGGAGAAGGAGGGCGCCAACCCTGGCGCGGCCGCTCCAGGCCCTGCCCCGGGCGCGCCGCCGGAGAGCGCCTCGGTACCCGTGGGCGTCTCGCCGCTCACCCTGGACCTGGCGCCGGACCTGACTGCGCTGGCGGAAGAGGAAGGCGGTGCCTTCGTCCACAAGACGCTGAACGCGGTGCGGGATGAGCTGTTCTTCGAGCTGGGAGTGCGCATCCCCGGCATCCGCGTGCGGACGCAGGCTGCCTACCTGTCGCCCGGGGAGTACCGCATCCAGGTGGACGAGGTCCCCTCGGGTGGAGGGCAGGTCGTTCCGGGCACGCTCTACGCGTTGGCGCCCCCGGAGGAACTCGCCTTCCTCCAGGTGAAGGCCGAGCCCGCGGCGGAGCCCGGCACCGGCAGGACCATCAGCCGAATCACGGAGGCGGGGCGGGCCCTGCTGGAGGCGGCGCAGGTCCCCATGCGGAGCCCGGCAGCGCTGCTGGCGGACCACCTGCGGGGCGTTCTGCGGGCCCGCGCCGCGGACCTGCTGGGGCTCCAGGACGTCCAGGGACTGCTGGAGGGGCTGGAGGCCCAGTCACCCGTCCTGGTGAAGGAAGCCCTGCAGAAGGTGCCGCTGCCGCTGCTGACGGATGTGCTGCGCAAGCTCCTCCAGGAAGGCGTCAGCATCCGAGACCTGCGCGCCATCCTGGAGGCGCTCGTCTCGCCCACCACCGAGGGGGACGCGGTGGCGCTCGCCGAGCGCTGCCGCCAGGCGCTGCGCCGGTACCTCAGCCACAAGTTCGCTCCCACGGGGCCGCTGTACGCCTACCTCGTAGACCCGGAGGTGGAGGAGGTGCTGCGGGCGACGGGGCCTCGCGGGCCCGCGCCCGACCCGGAGCGGGTGGCGGAAATCCTGGAGGGCGTGAGGCAGGTGGCGACGGGAGGGAGGGCGGTGCTGCTCACCGCGCCGGATGTGCGCCGGCCCCTGCGCAGGCTCTGCGAGGGCGCATTCCCCGACGTCGCGGTGCTCACCTACGGCGAGCTGGACGGGGCGCTGCAGATTCGTCCCATCGGTCGGCTGTCGCCCGTGCCGATGGGACGCTGA
- a CDS encoding HU family DNA-binding protein, which yields MLKSDLINILVAKRGVTQKQAEATIETIFESMKDALCRGENIEIRGLGAFHVKNYQGYQGRNPKTGQVIPVKPKRGLLFRTGKELRDRVNRPPPQQAQTDLPPVSESKGPSTGTGL from the coding sequence ATGCTCAAGTCCGATCTGATCAACATCCTCGTCGCCAAGCGGGGCGTGACGCAGAAGCAGGCTGAGGCCACCATCGAGACGATCTTCGAGTCGATGAAGGATGCCCTCTGCCGCGGGGAGAACATCGAGATTCGCGGCCTGGGTGCCTTCCACGTGAAGAACTACCAGGGCTACCAGGGCCGCAATCCGAAGACGGGACAGGTCATCCCGGTGAAGCCCAAGCGCGGCCTGCTCTTCCGCACGGGCAAGGAGCTGCGCGACCGGGTCAACCGTCCGCCGCCCCAGCAGGCCCAGACGGACCTTCCCCCCGTCTCCGAGAGCAAGGGCCCCAGCACCGGCACGGGGCTCTGA